A genomic window from Salvelinus namaycush isolate Seneca chromosome 21, SaNama_1.0, whole genome shotgun sequence includes:
- the LOC120066287 gene encoding isocitrate dehydrogenase [NADP], mitochondrial isoform X2 → MDGDKRIKVSQPVVEMDGDEMTRIIWEFIKEKLILSNVDVELKYYDLGLPYRDQTDDQVTIDSAIATQKYHVAVKCATITPDEQRVEEFKLKKMWKSPNGTIRNILGGTVFREPIICKNIPRLVPGWTQPITIGRHAFGDQYRATDFVISQPGTFKMVFSPTDGSKGQEWEVYKFPGGGCGMGMYNTDESISGFAHSCFQYAIGKKWPLYLSTKNTILKAYDGRFKDIFEEIYQANYKPEFDKLKIWYEHRLIDDMVAQVLKSDGAFVWACKNYDGDVQSDILAQGFGSLGLMTSVLVCPDGKTIEAEAAHGTVTRHYREHQKGNPTSTNPIASIFAWTRGLEHRGKLDGNPDLIKFALTLERVCVETVESGVMTKDLAGCIHGLSKCKLNEHYVNTEDFLDAIKNNLDKALGK, encoded by the exons ATGGGGACAAACGTATTAAGGTGTCCCAGCCTGTGGTGGAGATGGACGGAGATGAGATGACCAGGATCATCTGGGAGTTCATCAAAGAGAAG CTTATCCTCTCCAACGTGGATGTGGAGCTGAAGTACTACGACCTGGGTCTGCCATACCGTGATCAGACTGACGACCAGGTCACCATCGACTCTGCCATCGCCACTCAGAAGTACCATGTTGCTGTTAAATGTGCCACCATCACTCCCGATGAACAAAGAGTAGAAG AGTTCAAACTGAAGAAGATGTGGAAGAGCCCCAACGGAACCATCAGGAACATCCTGGGTGGCACAGTCTTCCGTGAGCCAATCATCTGCAAGAACATTCCCAGGCTCGTTCCAGGTTGGACACAGCCCATCACCATTGGCAGACATGCCTTTGGTGACCAG TACAGAGCTACAGACTTTGTTATCAGCCAGCCAGGCACGTTCAAGATGGTCTTCTCCCCTACTGATGGGAGCAAAGGCCAGGAGTGGGAGGTCTACAAGTTTCCTGGAGGTGGCTGTGGAATGGGCATGTACAACACAGATGAG TCTATTTCAGGCTTTGCGCACAGCTGCTTTCAGTACGCCATTGGCAAGAAGTGGCCCCTCTACCTGAGTACCAAGAACACCATTCTCAAAGCCTACGATGGTAGATTCAAGGACATCTTTGAGGAAATCTACCAGGC GAATTACAAGCCAGAGTTTGACAAGCTGAAGATCTGGTACGAGCACAGGCTCATTGATGACATGGTTGCCCAGGTGCTGAAGTCCGACGGTGCCTTCGTGTGGGCCTGCAAGAACTACGATGGAGATGTACAGTCTGACATCTTGGCTCAGG GTTTCGGCTCTCTGGGTCTGATGACGTCAGTGCTGGTGTGTCCCGATGGCAAGACCATTGAGGCAGAGGCAGCCCATGGCACAGTGACCAGGCACTACCGCGAGCACCAAAAG GGAAACCCAACAAGCACCAACCCCATTGCCAGCATCTTTGCTTGGACCAGAGGCCTTGAGCACCGGGGTAAACTTGATGGCAACCCTGACCTGATCAA GTTCGCTCTGACTCTGGAGCGGGTGTGTGTGGAGACCGTTGAGAGTGGCGTTATGACTAAGGACCTTGCCGGCTGCATTCACGGCCTTTCCAA ATGCAAGCTGAATGAGCACTACGTCAACACTGAGGACTTCCTGGACGCCATCAAGAATAACCTGGACAAAGCTCTGGGCAAGTGA
- the LOC120066287 gene encoding isocitrate dehydrogenase [NADP], mitochondrial isoform X1, whose translation MAGYLKVLRSLSRSATTLSKNPAVLAPAATSQSLQQRNYGDKRIKVSQPVVEMDGDEMTRIIWEFIKEKLILSNVDVELKYYDLGLPYRDQTDDQVTIDSAIATQKYHVAVKCATITPDEQRVEEFKLKKMWKSPNGTIRNILGGTVFREPIICKNIPRLVPGWTQPITIGRHAFGDQYRATDFVISQPGTFKMVFSPTDGSKGQEWEVYKFPGGGCGMGMYNTDESISGFAHSCFQYAIGKKWPLYLSTKNTILKAYDGRFKDIFEEIYQANYKPEFDKLKIWYEHRLIDDMVAQVLKSDGAFVWACKNYDGDVQSDILAQGFGSLGLMTSVLVCPDGKTIEAEAAHGTVTRHYREHQKGNPTSTNPIASIFAWTRGLEHRGKLDGNPDLIKFALTLERVCVETVESGVMTKDLAGCIHGLSKCKLNEHYVNTEDFLDAIKNNLDKALGK comes from the exons ATGGGGACAAACGTATTAAGGTGTCCCAGCCTGTGGTGGAGATGGACGGAGATGAGATGACCAGGATCATCTGGGAGTTCATCAAAGAGAAG CTTATCCTCTCCAACGTGGATGTGGAGCTGAAGTACTACGACCTGGGTCTGCCATACCGTGATCAGACTGACGACCAGGTCACCATCGACTCTGCCATCGCCACTCAGAAGTACCATGTTGCTGTTAAATGTGCCACCATCACTCCCGATGAACAAAGAGTAGAAG AGTTCAAACTGAAGAAGATGTGGAAGAGCCCCAACGGAACCATCAGGAACATCCTGGGTGGCACAGTCTTCCGTGAGCCAATCATCTGCAAGAACATTCCCAGGCTCGTTCCAGGTTGGACACAGCCCATCACCATTGGCAGACATGCCTTTGGTGACCAG TACAGAGCTACAGACTTTGTTATCAGCCAGCCAGGCACGTTCAAGATGGTCTTCTCCCCTACTGATGGGAGCAAAGGCCAGGAGTGGGAGGTCTACAAGTTTCCTGGAGGTGGCTGTGGAATGGGCATGTACAACACAGATGAG TCTATTTCAGGCTTTGCGCACAGCTGCTTTCAGTACGCCATTGGCAAGAAGTGGCCCCTCTACCTGAGTACCAAGAACACCATTCTCAAAGCCTACGATGGTAGATTCAAGGACATCTTTGAGGAAATCTACCAGGC GAATTACAAGCCAGAGTTTGACAAGCTGAAGATCTGGTACGAGCACAGGCTCATTGATGACATGGTTGCCCAGGTGCTGAAGTCCGACGGTGCCTTCGTGTGGGCCTGCAAGAACTACGATGGAGATGTACAGTCTGACATCTTGGCTCAGG GTTTCGGCTCTCTGGGTCTGATGACGTCAGTGCTGGTGTGTCCCGATGGCAAGACCATTGAGGCAGAGGCAGCCCATGGCACAGTGACCAGGCACTACCGCGAGCACCAAAAG GGAAACCCAACAAGCACCAACCCCATTGCCAGCATCTTTGCTTGGACCAGAGGCCTTGAGCACCGGGGTAAACTTGATGGCAACCCTGACCTGATCAA GTTCGCTCTGACTCTGGAGCGGGTGTGTGTGGAGACCGTTGAGAGTGGCGTTATGACTAAGGACCTTGCCGGCTGCATTCACGGCCTTTCCAA ATGCAAGCTGAATGAGCACTACGTCAACACTGAGGACTTCCTGGACGCCATCAAGAATAACCTGGACAAAGCTCTGGGCAAGTGA
- the LOC120066286 gene encoding zinc finger protein 710-like isoform X2 produces MRSLKHLKHHTRNNVEEESGRLVRCYPKVMEGQVDAGTQTDPVVVLSLAQAAVLGLISQNEIFGATIAPNGFYMGEPREYGRTPPPPEGMEYEYADQLIGANGDYLAEPVGGSEPHRNERRRPGPRGRTRGPRNEGGAAGEPHKVPSVQTQVKGERGESETPPSCIHMAKSPSSPGKMEEPATHRGPLKKEQSCGNCAVCVRETSSQTKTDTRPEERRGRGGEGQEEELAEDGVLNLKTGGDRGDSPNPIMNHYFESSEVAYESADVAVGDYDESSQGMLWAADAEGIARRMQIDRLDINVQIDESYCVDVGEGLKRWKCRMCEKSYTSKYNLVTHILGHNGIKPHECLHCGKLFKQPSHLQTHLLTHQGTRPHKCTVCKKAFTQTSHLKRHMLQHSDIKPYSCRFCGRGFAYPSELRSHENKHENGHCHLCSQCGMEFPTHAHLKRHQTSHQGPTTYQCTECNKSFAYRSQLQNHLMKHQNVRPYVCPECGMEFVQIHHLKQHALTHKGMKEFKCEVCAREFTLSANLKRHMLIHASIRPFQCHVCFKTFIQKQTLKTHMIVHLPVKPFKCKVCGKSFNRMYNLLGHMHLHAGSKPFKCPYCSSKFNLKGNLSRHMKVKHGILDASPDGQEAPPDIENQEDYDEENLEFSERENLASINTPDIAKLSELEYYSSYTKGAGRYNTA; encoded by the exons ATGAGATCCCTGAAACACCTCAAACATCACACCAGGAACAATGTG gagGAGGAGAGTGGCCGTCTGGTGCGGTGCTACCCCAAGGTGATGGAAGGCCAGGTGGATGCAGGAACACAGACAGATCCCGTGGTGGTGCTGTCTCTAGCCCAGGCTGCTGTCCTGGGCCTCATCTCCCAGAATGAGATCTTTGGAGCCACCATTGCCCCCAATGGCTTCTACATGGGCGAGCCCAGGGAGTATGGCAggacccctcctcctccagaggGCATGGAGTATGAGTACGCTGACCAGCTGATTGGGGCCAACGGAGACTACCTGGCTGAGCCTGTAGGGGGGTCAGAGCCCCACAGGAATGAGAGGAGGCGCCCCGGGCCCAGAGGGAGAACCAGGGGGCCCAGAAATGAAGGGGGAGCGGCAGGGGAGCCTCACAAAGTCCCCAGCGTACAGACTCAGGtcaaaggggagaggggagagtctGAAACCCCTCCGTCCTGCATCCACATGGCGAAGAGCCCTAGCAGCCCAGGCAAGATGGAGGAGCCAGCCACTCACAGAGGGCCTCTGAAGAAGGAGCAGAGCTGTGGtaactgtgctgtgtgtgtgagagagacgtcCAGTCAGACCAAGACAGACACTcggccagaggagaggagagggagaggaggagaggggcaaGAAGAGGAGTTAGCTGAGGACGGAGTGTTGAACCTCAAGACAGGAGGAGATAGGGGAGACAGTCCCAATCCCATCATGAACCACTACTTTGAGTCCAGCGAGGTGGCCTATGAGTCTGCTGACGTGGCCGTGGGGGACTATGACGAGAGCAGCCAGGGCATGCTGTGGGCTGCAGACGCTGAGGGGATAGCCAGGCGCATGCAGATCGACCGGCTGGACATCAACGTCCAGATAGATGAGTCCTACTGCGTGGATGTGGGAGAGGGCCTGAAGAGATGGAAGTGCCGCATGTGTGAGAAGTCGTACACCTCCAAGTACAACCTGGTCACCCACATCCTGGGCCACAACGGCATCAAGCCCCATGAGTGCCTGCACTGTGGCAAGCTGTTCAAGCAGCCCAGCCAcctccagacccacctgctcacccACCAGGGCACCCGGCCACACAAGTGCACCGTGTGTAAGAAGGCCTTCACCCAGACCAGCCACCTGAAGAGGCACATGCTGCAGCACTCCGACATCAAGCCTTACAGCTGCCGCTTCTGTGGCCGAGGCTTCGCCTACCCCAGCGAGCTCCGGTCCCACGAGAACAAGCACGAGAACGGCCACTGCCACTTGTGTTCCCAGTGTGGTATGGAGTTCCCCACCCACGCCCACCTGAAGCGCCACCAGACCAGCCACCAGGGCCCCACCACTTACCAGTGCACCGAGTGCAACAAGTCCTTTGCCTACCGCAGCCAGCTGCAGAACCACCTCATGAAGCACCAGAACGTAAGGCCCTACGTCTGCCCAGAGTGTGGCATGGAGTTTGTCCAGATCCATCACCTCAAGCAGCATGCCCTCACTCATAAG GGTATGAAGGAATTCAAATGTGAGGTGTGTGCCCGGGAGTTCACCCTCTCTGCTAACCTCAAGAGACACATGCTGATCCACGCCAGCATCAGGCCCTTCCAGTGTCACGTCTGCTTCAAGACCTTCATCCAGAAACAGACCCTCAAAACACACATGATCGTCCACCTGCCTGTCAAGCCTTTCAAGTGCAAG GTGTGTGGCAAATCTTTCAACAGAATGTACAACCTCCTGGGCCACATGCACCTCCACGCTGGCAGCAAGCCCTTCAAGTGTCCTTACTGCTCCAGCAAGTTCAACCTGAAGGGCAATCTGAGCCGACACATGAAGGTCAAACACGGCATCCTGGATGCTTCACCAGATGGACAAG AAGCCCCCCCTGACATAGAGAACCAGGAGGACTACGATGAAGAGAACCTTGAATTCAGCGAACGAGAGAACCTGGCCAGTATCAACACACCAGACATCGCTAAACTGTCTGAATTGGAGTATTATAGCAGCTACACCAAGGGTGCAGGGCGCTACAACACAGCATGA
- the LOC120066286 gene encoding zinc finger protein 710-like isoform X1: protein MRSLKHLKHHTRNNVEEESGRLVRCYPKVMEGQVDAGTQTDPVVVLSLAQAAVLGLISQNEIFGATIAPNGFYMGEPREYGRTPPPPEGMEYEYADQLIGANGDYLAEPVGGSEPHRNERRRPGPRGRTRGPRNEGGAAGEPHKVPSVQTQVKGERGESETPPSCIHMAKSPSSPGKMEEPATHRGPLKKEQSCGNCAVCVRETSSQTKTDTRPEERRGRGGEGQEEELAEDGVLNLKTGGDRGDSPNPIMNHYFESSEVAYESADVAVGDYDESSQGMLWAADAEGIARRMQIDRLDINVQIDESYCVDVGEGLKRWKCRMCEKSYTSKYNLVTHILGHNGIKPHECLHCGKLFKQPSHLQTHLLTHQGTRPHKCTVCKKAFTQTSHLKRHMLQHSDIKPYSCRFCGRGFAYPSELRSHENKHENGHCHLCSQCGMEFPTHAHLKRHQTSHQGPTTYQCTECNKSFAYRSQLQNHLMKHQNVRPYVCPECGMEFVQIHHLKQHALTHKVLIPQALTDQGMKEFKCEVCAREFTLSANLKRHMLIHASIRPFQCHVCFKTFIQKQTLKTHMIVHLPVKPFKCKVCGKSFNRMYNLLGHMHLHAGSKPFKCPYCSSKFNLKGNLSRHMKVKHGILDASPDGQEAPPDIENQEDYDEENLEFSERENLASINTPDIAKLSELEYYSSYTKGAGRYNTA from the exons ATGAGATCCCTGAAACACCTCAAACATCACACCAGGAACAATGTG gagGAGGAGAGTGGCCGTCTGGTGCGGTGCTACCCCAAGGTGATGGAAGGCCAGGTGGATGCAGGAACACAGACAGATCCCGTGGTGGTGCTGTCTCTAGCCCAGGCTGCTGTCCTGGGCCTCATCTCCCAGAATGAGATCTTTGGAGCCACCATTGCCCCCAATGGCTTCTACATGGGCGAGCCCAGGGAGTATGGCAggacccctcctcctccagaggGCATGGAGTATGAGTACGCTGACCAGCTGATTGGGGCCAACGGAGACTACCTGGCTGAGCCTGTAGGGGGGTCAGAGCCCCACAGGAATGAGAGGAGGCGCCCCGGGCCCAGAGGGAGAACCAGGGGGCCCAGAAATGAAGGGGGAGCGGCAGGGGAGCCTCACAAAGTCCCCAGCGTACAGACTCAGGtcaaaggggagaggggagagtctGAAACCCCTCCGTCCTGCATCCACATGGCGAAGAGCCCTAGCAGCCCAGGCAAGATGGAGGAGCCAGCCACTCACAGAGGGCCTCTGAAGAAGGAGCAGAGCTGTGGtaactgtgctgtgtgtgtgagagagacgtcCAGTCAGACCAAGACAGACACTcggccagaggagaggagagggagaggaggagaggggcaaGAAGAGGAGTTAGCTGAGGACGGAGTGTTGAACCTCAAGACAGGAGGAGATAGGGGAGACAGTCCCAATCCCATCATGAACCACTACTTTGAGTCCAGCGAGGTGGCCTATGAGTCTGCTGACGTGGCCGTGGGGGACTATGACGAGAGCAGCCAGGGCATGCTGTGGGCTGCAGACGCTGAGGGGATAGCCAGGCGCATGCAGATCGACCGGCTGGACATCAACGTCCAGATAGATGAGTCCTACTGCGTGGATGTGGGAGAGGGCCTGAAGAGATGGAAGTGCCGCATGTGTGAGAAGTCGTACACCTCCAAGTACAACCTGGTCACCCACATCCTGGGCCACAACGGCATCAAGCCCCATGAGTGCCTGCACTGTGGCAAGCTGTTCAAGCAGCCCAGCCAcctccagacccacctgctcacccACCAGGGCACCCGGCCACACAAGTGCACCGTGTGTAAGAAGGCCTTCACCCAGACCAGCCACCTGAAGAGGCACATGCTGCAGCACTCCGACATCAAGCCTTACAGCTGCCGCTTCTGTGGCCGAGGCTTCGCCTACCCCAGCGAGCTCCGGTCCCACGAGAACAAGCACGAGAACGGCCACTGCCACTTGTGTTCCCAGTGTGGTATGGAGTTCCCCACCCACGCCCACCTGAAGCGCCACCAGACCAGCCACCAGGGCCCCACCACTTACCAGTGCACCGAGTGCAACAAGTCCTTTGCCTACCGCAGCCAGCTGCAGAACCACCTCATGAAGCACCAGAACGTAAGGCCCTACGTCTGCCCAGAGTGTGGCATGGAGTTTGTCCAGATCCATCACCTCAAGCAGCATGCCCTCACTCATAAGGTACTAATACCGCAAGCCCTCACCGACCAG GGTATGAAGGAATTCAAATGTGAGGTGTGTGCCCGGGAGTTCACCCTCTCTGCTAACCTCAAGAGACACATGCTGATCCACGCCAGCATCAGGCCCTTCCAGTGTCACGTCTGCTTCAAGACCTTCATCCAGAAACAGACCCTCAAAACACACATGATCGTCCACCTGCCTGTCAAGCCTTTCAAGTGCAAG GTGTGTGGCAAATCTTTCAACAGAATGTACAACCTCCTGGGCCACATGCACCTCCACGCTGGCAGCAAGCCCTTCAAGTGTCCTTACTGCTCCAGCAAGTTCAACCTGAAGGGCAATCTGAGCCGACACATGAAGGTCAAACACGGCATCCTGGATGCTTCACCAGATGGACAAG AAGCCCCCCCTGACATAGAGAACCAGGAGGACTACGATGAAGAGAACCTTGAATTCAGCGAACGAGAGAACCTGGCCAGTATCAACACACCAGACATCGCTAAACTGTCTGAATTGGAGTATTATAGCAGCTACACCAAGGGTGCAGGGCGCTACAACACAGCATGA